A window of the Prosthecobacter debontii genome harbors these coding sequences:
- the bioF gene encoding 8-amino-7-oxononanoate synthase, with amino-acid sequence MSWQIQAELDELRDQGLWRDLRRLDSPQEPVVQLQGKTYLNFSSNDYLGLAASETLKAALHEAIVRYGAGSGASRLVCGTMSPHLELEEALAAFKGSEAALTFTSGFAVPIGTLPALLGPGDTVILDKLSHACLVDAAKLSGATLRVFPHNHLEKLERLLQTAKGRVLVVTESIFSMDGDAARLREIVELKDRYGAWLLLDEAHAVGVLGPQGRGLAASLGLEKRVELQMGTLSKAFGLSGGYLAASRAVVDLLINRARSFIYTTAPSPAVAAAAGVALGLIQGPEGDRRREALQQHVRQVRAVVEGAGQTDPAQASSAIIPLIIGDEKVAVETSAALREAGFLVPAIRYPTVARGTARLRITLSAAHQAQQVDALLAQLKA; translated from the coding sequence GTGAGTTGGCAGATCCAGGCTGAGCTGGATGAACTCCGTGATCAGGGGCTCTGGCGCGACCTTCGCCGTTTGGACTCGCCCCAAGAACCGGTGGTGCAGCTTCAGGGGAAAACGTATCTGAACTTTTCCTCCAATGATTACCTGGGCCTGGCTGCGTCAGAGACCTTAAAGGCGGCACTGCATGAAGCCATCGTTCGTTATGGAGCCGGCTCGGGAGCCTCACGCCTTGTCTGTGGCACGATGAGTCCCCACCTGGAGTTGGAAGAGGCACTGGCGGCTTTTAAAGGCAGTGAAGCGGCGCTGACATTCACCAGTGGCTTTGCGGTGCCCATCGGCACCCTGCCCGCCTTGCTAGGGCCGGGAGATACGGTCATCTTGGACAAGCTCAGCCATGCCTGTCTGGTGGATGCGGCCAAACTCAGTGGAGCAACCCTGCGCGTGTTTCCGCACAATCATCTGGAGAAGCTCGAGCGTCTGCTCCAGACCGCGAAAGGCCGTGTCTTAGTCGTGACGGAGTCCATCTTCAGTATGGATGGCGATGCGGCTCGGCTGAGAGAAATCGTTGAGCTAAAAGATCGTTATGGAGCTTGGCTCTTGTTGGATGAAGCCCACGCGGTCGGGGTGCTCGGCCCTCAGGGGCGTGGACTCGCCGCCAGCCTCGGGCTCGAGAAACGCGTCGAGTTGCAGATGGGCACACTCAGTAAGGCCTTTGGCTTGAGTGGTGGCTACCTCGCGGCTTCTCGGGCGGTGGTGGACCTGCTCATCAACCGAGCACGCAGCTTCATCTACACCACGGCTCCGTCCCCAGCTGTCGCCGCGGCGGCAGGCGTGGCTCTCGGCCTGATTCAGGGGCCAGAGGGTGACCGCCGTCGAGAAGCATTGCAGCAACATGTACGGCAAGTGAGGGCAGTGGTGGAGGGGGCTGGGCAAACCGACCCCGCCCAAGCTTCCAGCGCCATCATCCCCTTGATCATCGGGGATGAGAAGGTGGCGGTGGAAACCAGCGCTGCATTGCGCGAGGCTGGTTTCCTGGTGCCTGCCATCCGTTATCCCACGGTTGCACGCGGCACGGCGAGGTTACGCATCACCCTCTCTGCGGCGCATCAGGCACAGCAGGTGGATGCCTTGCTCGCCCAACTCAAGGCGTAG
- a CDS encoding sialate O-acetylesterase, whose amino-acid sequence MKSVLCLSLFLAAASLHAELRLPAIIGDNMVLQQKQSNPLWGWDNPGTEVTVKFAGQTKTTKADAQGKWIVKLDPVPANATPATISVQGSSNRELKNVLVGEVWICSGQSNMGFTVDRTVTADLDIAQAKYPQIRLISVPQVGTQEIQDDFKGQWEECSPTTVGPFTAVGYHFGRVLHDMLGVPVGLIDNAWGGSACEAWVKRDLLEKDPRFQDIITRWKNTEATFTQAAFDKQMADHQAKVDAWAVARKEALKTGKPVPPNPPRAPQNPMTGQHRPGNLYAGVLHPTIGYGIKGVIWYQGESNASRAKEYRDLFPFMIQHWRNEWKQGDFPFYWVQLADFKAYQTDPVESDWAELREAQTLTLSKLPHTGQCVITDLGEANDIHPRNKRDVAERLARWALVKDYGLKLPYSSPTYKDVKFEGSQAILTFDHAETGLRVVDTDEIHGFAICGEDRKWVWAEATILPDSKLSPRTPRGNQISVSSKQVAKPVAVRYAWADNPVANVYSAEGLPVTPFRTDDFPMITDPANPNGLQAQAAKREAEIREVQAKRMEAQKKAAAAKAAAAKKKAS is encoded by the coding sequence ATGAAGTCCGTACTGTGTCTTTCTCTCTTCTTAGCCGCTGCTTCCTTGCATGCGGAACTGCGCCTGCCCGCCATCATTGGCGATAACATGGTGCTCCAGCAAAAGCAGTCCAACCCCCTGTGGGGCTGGGACAACCCCGGCACGGAAGTGACCGTGAAGTTTGCCGGGCAGACCAAAACCACCAAGGCCGATGCCCAGGGCAAGTGGATCGTGAAGCTGGACCCTGTGCCTGCAAACGCGACACCGGCCACGATTTCCGTTCAAGGTAGTTCCAACCGTGAGCTGAAAAACGTGCTGGTGGGCGAGGTGTGGATCTGCTCTGGCCAGTCCAACATGGGTTTCACGGTGGATCGCACGGTGACGGCGGATCTGGACATCGCTCAGGCGAAATACCCGCAAATCCGCCTCATCTCGGTGCCGCAGGTCGGCACCCAGGAGATTCAGGACGACTTTAAAGGGCAGTGGGAGGAGTGCTCTCCCACCACCGTGGGGCCATTCACCGCCGTGGGTTATCATTTCGGCCGGGTGCTGCATGACATGCTCGGGGTGCCCGTCGGTTTGATCGACAACGCTTGGGGCGGCAGCGCCTGTGAGGCCTGGGTGAAACGCGATCTGCTGGAGAAAGATCCACGCTTTCAAGACATCATCACCCGCTGGAAAAACACCGAGGCCACCTTCACCCAAGCGGCCTTTGACAAGCAGATGGCGGATCACCAAGCCAAGGTGGATGCCTGGGCGGTCGCACGCAAAGAGGCCCTGAAAACCGGCAAACCTGTGCCACCCAACCCGCCCCGTGCGCCGCAGAACCCGATGACGGGGCAACATCGTCCCGGCAATCTTTACGCCGGGGTTCTGCACCCTACCATCGGCTACGGCATCAAGGGCGTCATCTGGTATCAGGGTGAGAGCAATGCCAGCCGCGCCAAGGAATACCGCGACCTGTTCCCCTTCATGATCCAGCACTGGCGCAATGAGTGGAAACAGGGTGACTTTCCTTTCTACTGGGTGCAACTGGCCGACTTCAAAGCCTATCAAACCGACCCTGTGGAAAGCGACTGGGCGGAACTGCGCGAGGCGCAGACCCTCACCCTGAGCAAGCTGCCTCACACAGGCCAATGCGTGATCACCGATCTGGGTGAAGCCAACGACATCCATCCTCGCAATAAACGGGATGTGGCCGAACGCCTCGCTCGTTGGGCCTTGGTGAAGGACTACGGACTCAAACTGCCTTACAGCAGCCCCACCTACAAAGACGTGAAGTTTGAAGGCAGCCAAGCCATCCTCACCTTCGACCACGCCGAGACTGGCCTGCGTGTGGTGGATACCGACGAGATCCATGGTTTCGCCATCTGCGGGGAAGATCGCAAATGGGTCTGGGCCGAAGCGACGATCCTGCCCGACAGCAAACTGAGCCCCCGCACGCCACGTGGCAATCAGATCTCCGTGAGCAGCAAGCAGGTGGCCAAACCTGTGGCCGTGCGCTACGCCTGGGCAGATAACCCTGTGGCCAACGTGTATTCCGCCGAAGGCCTGCCTGTGACTCCCTTCCGCACCGATGACTTCCCCATGATCACCGACCCTGCGAATCCGAACGGACTCCAGGCTCAAGCGGCCAAACGGGAAGCTGAAATCCGCGAGGTGCAGGCCAAACGCATGGAGGCCCAGAAGAAGGCCGCTGCCGCCAAAGCTGCGGCGGCGAAGAAGAAAGCCTCATGA
- a CDS encoding c-type cytochrome domain-containing protein, producing the protein MRSSFLFLSSFQLLLSGASHAETLVSYQKEIVPLWDQYCLDCHGADDADGGLALDTFAALMKGGEEGASIVAGKAEESLLVKFLEGRSGRGGKNEFMPPGKREKLKAEEIALIKAWINQGAKGPVVADQPPAPREVVTPKIASKVAPKRSIQALAYADAVKLLAVARYGEVELVNPTNQQVMRKLSGFKGKVNAVTFSPDGSIVYAAGGEAGIAGEVRSWKTADGMALHNFQGHTDACYSLALSPDGQTLVTGGYDQKIRLWKAVTGEAIRVLKGHNGSINGLGFRPDGRVLASASADRTVKLWSMPDGARLDTFSQPTKEQNAVVFSRDGAQLFGAGMDNRIRVWHISATAKEGSNTIETSRFAHEGGILSLALSSDGKQLASSASDRSMKIWDAVSLTEKKVIAQQPDWTPGLTFTGKTGLFSGRVDGSLGAYDSETGKLITVAKPVMAKPKAMVKPELSRVLTPALHAGGTVTLILQGKNLEDQPQIFFSSPEVQGKIVTDSISANQLRVRATAAATLKRGTYEAWLKTHQGETARIKLYADNLPPVRHAAALFKQGPVSLSALPASLWGTLSETGQQDVYRIQATGGEELVFDLAVQQVGSTMKSPRLEILDEALNILAANRGLDAGSDPFIAWTPVQSGDYLVRVSNTTLDGGPGHVYRLTVGALPYVTAWQPLSATMGQLSMVTLLGHHLEKVAPIEVRPGSTGFLPVPPATADVRYRVNPIQWVSSLTQTQETEPNDEFKTAQTLSIPGTANASLTKRLSDASGSSLGDTDHFAFEAKKGQAWIIETLAGMAGSPADTKIEVLDAKGQPVPRLLMQAVRDSYNNFRSVDANNPDIRLQNWEEMELNEYVYFNGDVLKTFRMPRGPDSGFLFYATEGKRRSYFDTSATSHALDEVCYTVIPHPLGTALVPNGLPIFTLNYANDDEGERKLGRDSKLTFTAPADGRYVVRVTDTRGWSGERFVYALHIRPPAPDFSLTLDQNKLTAVPAGSSIGFSVKADRQDGFEGPIRVEIANMPAGFYASSPLLIEAGHTLATGSLHALPGAKTDADWSKVTVTATAEIAGKTVTHQANNFGPVALGAAPKFVVYLEPDEAGKPKARKDEAGQAPQELVLVPGQTVKAWIRVERNQFDDLINFDLHNLPHGVIIEDIGLNGVQVRAKENERPIFLRCASWVQAQDRLCHVAMASARAEQDSAGLTTSFPVLLKIRPKTGMASR; encoded by the coding sequence ATGCGCTCCTCATTTCTCTTCTTGAGTAGCTTTCAATTGCTCCTTTCGGGGGCCTCGCATGCCGAAACCCTCGTCTCCTACCAGAAGGAAATCGTTCCGCTCTGGGATCAATACTGCCTGGATTGCCATGGCGCAGATGATGCGGATGGTGGACTAGCTTTAGACACCTTTGCCGCACTGATGAAGGGGGGGGAGGAAGGCGCTTCGATTGTCGCGGGGAAGGCTGAGGAAAGCTTGTTGGTGAAATTTCTCGAAGGTCGGTCTGGCCGCGGCGGGAAGAATGAGTTCATGCCACCAGGCAAACGCGAGAAACTGAAGGCCGAAGAAATCGCATTGATCAAAGCTTGGATCAATCAAGGGGCGAAAGGGCCGGTGGTTGCCGATCAGCCTCCAGCTCCTCGAGAAGTTGTCACCCCCAAGATTGCCTCTAAAGTTGCGCCCAAACGATCGATCCAGGCTTTGGCTTATGCCGATGCCGTGAAGCTTCTGGCGGTTGCACGGTATGGCGAGGTGGAGTTGGTCAATCCGACCAATCAACAAGTCATGAGAAAACTCTCGGGCTTCAAAGGGAAGGTGAACGCGGTCACGTTCTCTCCGGATGGTAGCATCGTGTATGCGGCGGGCGGAGAGGCTGGCATCGCAGGTGAGGTGCGTTCTTGGAAGACGGCAGATGGCATGGCGTTGCACAACTTCCAGGGGCATACGGACGCCTGCTATTCCTTGGCGCTATCGCCCGACGGTCAGACGCTGGTCACAGGGGGATACGATCAAAAGATTCGCCTTTGGAAGGCTGTCACGGGCGAGGCAATTCGTGTTCTAAAGGGGCATAACGGCAGCATCAATGGACTCGGTTTCAGACCCGACGGTCGCGTATTAGCCAGTGCCAGCGCGGACCGGACGGTCAAGCTCTGGAGCATGCCCGATGGGGCTCGACTCGATACTTTTTCTCAGCCCACCAAAGAGCAAAACGCCGTCGTCTTCAGCCGGGACGGCGCCCAGCTTTTTGGAGCGGGGATGGACAACCGCATTCGCGTCTGGCACATCAGCGCAACGGCCAAGGAGGGCAGCAATACCATCGAGACGTCTCGCTTCGCTCATGAAGGAGGCATCTTAAGCCTCGCACTATCGAGCGATGGTAAGCAACTCGCTTCCAGTGCATCGGATCGCTCGATGAAGATCTGGGATGCGGTCAGCCTAACCGAAAAGAAGGTCATCGCTCAGCAGCCCGACTGGACACCTGGATTGACCTTCACGGGAAAGACAGGGCTCTTCTCAGGTCGCGTGGATGGCAGTCTTGGCGCGTATGACTCAGAAACCGGCAAGCTGATCACTGTGGCGAAACCCGTGATGGCCAAGCCCAAAGCGATGGTGAAACCTGAGCTGTCACGCGTCTTGACGCCTGCGCTGCACGCTGGTGGAACCGTCACCTTGATCCTCCAAGGCAAGAACCTGGAGGATCAGCCTCAGATCTTTTTCAGTTCCCCAGAAGTCCAAGGCAAGATCGTCACCGATTCCATTTCAGCGAACCAATTACGCGTCCGCGCCACCGCTGCGGCTACCCTCAAACGCGGCACTTATGAGGCTTGGCTAAAAACCCATCAGGGAGAGACGGCACGCATCAAACTCTATGCGGACAATCTCCCACCTGTTCGTCATGCGGCCGCCCTTTTCAAGCAAGGCCCCGTGTCCCTCTCGGCGCTGCCAGCCAGTTTGTGGGGGACCCTGTCCGAGACTGGACAGCAGGATGTCTATCGCATCCAAGCCACAGGGGGAGAAGAGCTCGTGTTCGATTTGGCCGTGCAGCAGGTGGGGAGCACCATGAAGTCACCACGCTTAGAGATTCTCGATGAGGCCCTGAACATCCTGGCCGCCAATCGCGGGCTGGACGCAGGCAGCGATCCTTTCATTGCCTGGACTCCGGTGCAGAGCGGCGACTACCTTGTTCGCGTCAGTAACACCACTTTGGATGGCGGTCCCGGTCATGTGTATCGGCTCACGGTGGGTGCTCTGCCCTATGTGACGGCTTGGCAACCGCTGTCTGCGACCATGGGGCAGCTCTCCATGGTCACCCTTCTCGGCCATCATCTGGAGAAGGTGGCTCCGATTGAAGTTAGACCGGGCAGCACGGGTTTCTTACCCGTGCCTCCTGCCACCGCAGATGTGCGTTACCGGGTCAACCCCATCCAGTGGGTGAGCAGCCTGACTCAAACACAGGAAACCGAGCCGAACGATGAATTCAAGACAGCACAGACCCTGTCTATTCCAGGCACAGCCAATGCCAGCCTAACTAAAAGATTGTCGGACGCCAGTGGATCATCATTGGGCGACACAGATCACTTTGCCTTTGAGGCCAAAAAGGGACAGGCCTGGATCATTGAAACCCTGGCGGGGATGGCAGGCTCACCAGCGGATACAAAGATCGAAGTGCTGGATGCAAAGGGTCAACCCGTGCCGCGACTGCTGATGCAGGCCGTGCGAGACAGCTACAACAACTTCCGCAGCGTGGATGCTAACAACCCCGACATCCGACTGCAAAACTGGGAGGAAATGGAGCTTAACGAGTACGTCTATTTCAATGGCGACGTCCTGAAGACGTTCCGGATGCCGCGGGGACCCGATAGCGGTTTCTTGTTTTATGCGACGGAGGGGAAACGCCGTTCTTACTTCGACACCAGCGCCACCAGCCACGCTCTCGATGAAGTGTGTTACACGGTGATTCCTCATCCCCTGGGCACAGCTCTGGTGCCGAATGGCTTGCCGATCTTCACCCTCAACTACGCCAATGATGATGAAGGCGAGCGCAAGCTGGGTCGCGACTCCAAGCTCACCTTCACCGCCCCGGCCGATGGACGCTACGTCGTTCGGGTCACGGACACGCGCGGCTGGTCGGGAGAGCGTTTTGTCTATGCGCTGCATATCCGGCCTCCGGCACCGGACTTCAGTCTGACCTTGGATCAAAATAAGCTCACGGCTGTGCCAGCGGGGTCCTCCATCGGCTTCTCGGTCAAAGCGGATCGACAGGATGGTTTCGAGGGGCCGATTCGGGTGGAGATCGCCAACATGCCTGCGGGTTTCTACGCCTCCAGCCCACTCTTGATTGAAGCCGGCCACACCCTGGCCACGGGTAGTCTGCATGCTCTACCGGGTGCGAAAACCGATGCGGATTGGAGTAAGGTCACGGTCACGGCGACTGCGGAGATCGCGGGGAAAACCGTCACTCATCAGGCGAACAACTTTGGCCCCGTCGCTCTCGGAGCGGCGCCGAAGTTCGTCGTCTATCTTGAACCCGACGAGGCCGGTAAACCCAAGGCACGCAAGGATGAGGCCGGCCAAGCTCCTCAGGAGTTGGTGCTGGTGCCCGGCCAGACGGTTAAGGCTTGGATCCGGGTGGAGCGAAACCAGTTCGATGACCTCATCAACTTCGACCTTCACAACCTCCCGCATGGCGTCATCATTGAAGACATCGGTCTCAACGGCGTGCAGGTGCGGGCCAAGGAGAATGAGCGTCCCATCTTCCTTCGCTGTGCATCGTGGGTGCAGGCTCAGGATCGCCTCTGTCATGTGGCCATGGCTTCCGCTCGGGCGGAACAAGACAGCGCGGGACTCACGACGAGCTTCCCCGTCCTGCTGAAAATCCGCCCGAAGACGGGTATGGCAAGCCGTTGA
- a CDS encoding DUF1553 domain-containing protein: MLFLLLGSPIAALAEAPSFRNEVQPILTRYGCNMGACHGAAAGQGGFRLSLRGFDDEGDYLSITRSAMGRRINDEDPARSLLLLKAVKTVPHKGDKRFEMDSEAYRTLVEWIAQGSPGPKTTDARLTALEVSPKHLMGKPGMQSQLKVMAQFSDGRREDVTRWAKFNAVNASVATVDDQGLVKVAGAGESTVSAWYLSRLDISTISVPQQEQVSEALFAQLKARNFVDEHVLTKLRALNIPPSQQCTDGEFIRRAFLDTLGVLPTTEETRAFLTDSKADKRDRLIESILKRPEFVDYWSHRWSDLLLVNSDKLSAEGMWAYYHWIRNRVAANTPWDVMVRELLTATGSTLENGAGNFFLLHDEPTRLAETVSVAFLGTAMNCAKCHNHPLEKWTNDEYFAFANLFSRIRTKNGATADERIVFSATEGDLVQPLTGKPQPPRALEVTQPLAMSSPEDRRIAMADWLTSPNNRLFKRTITNRVWANFFGVGLVEAVDDIRITNPASNEALMDAACEHLVKNHFDLKALMRVILQSETYQRSSESLPANKVDVRYYSHFYPRRLKAEVLLDSIAQVTAVPTTFAIDRRNANRGTKDIYPMGFRALQLPDSNIASYFLKSFGRADRISTCECERTNEPSMAQALHIANGDTLNEKLSAVDNRLDHLLKASLPNEKLIEEAYLTALARPPSATEKSKATELLATASPKDRRATLEDIFWGLMSSKEFLFQH; this comes from the coding sequence GTGCTTTTTCTCCTGCTGGGTTCACCCATAGCAGCATTGGCCGAGGCCCCGAGCTTTCGCAATGAAGTGCAGCCCATTCTCACCCGCTATGGCTGCAATATGGGCGCTTGTCACGGAGCGGCGGCGGGGCAAGGCGGCTTCCGTCTGTCATTGCGTGGATTTGACGATGAGGGCGACTACCTCTCCATCACCCGCTCCGCCATGGGGCGGCGAATCAATGATGAAGACCCGGCCCGCAGTCTTCTTCTGCTGAAAGCAGTCAAAACCGTGCCTCACAAGGGTGACAAACGGTTTGAAATGGATTCCGAAGCCTATCGAACTTTAGTGGAATGGATCGCCCAAGGTTCTCCTGGCCCCAAAACTACGGATGCACGTCTAACAGCCCTGGAAGTATCCCCGAAGCACCTCATGGGCAAGCCCGGCATGCAAAGCCAACTCAAGGTGATGGCCCAATTCAGCGATGGTCGTCGGGAAGACGTCACCCGGTGGGCCAAGTTCAATGCCGTGAACGCCAGTGTCGCTACCGTCGATGATCAAGGCCTTGTCAAGGTGGCCGGCGCAGGAGAAAGCACGGTCAGCGCTTGGTATCTCAGCCGATTGGATATTTCCACCATCAGCGTGCCTCAACAAGAGCAGGTCAGCGAAGCCTTGTTTGCTCAGCTCAAGGCTCGTAACTTTGTGGATGAGCACGTGCTCACCAAACTCCGCGCCCTTAACATTCCACCGTCTCAACAGTGCACGGATGGAGAATTCATTCGACGCGCCTTTTTGGATACCTTGGGAGTCTTGCCCACCACTGAGGAAACCCGAGCCTTCCTGACCGATTCCAAAGCCGACAAGCGGGATCGTTTGATCGAATCCATTCTCAAAAGACCTGAATTCGTGGATTACTGGTCTCATCGCTGGAGTGATCTTTTGCTAGTCAATAGCGACAAGCTTTCAGCCGAAGGCATGTGGGCTTATTATCATTGGATCCGCAATCGTGTCGCAGCGAATACCCCCTGGGATGTGATGGTCAGAGAACTTCTAACCGCCACAGGGAGCACTTTGGAAAATGGGGCGGGCAATTTTTTCTTGCTGCATGACGAACCGACTCGGTTGGCTGAAACGGTATCGGTGGCGTTTCTCGGGACCGCCATGAATTGCGCTAAGTGTCACAATCATCCCTTGGAAAAGTGGACCAACGACGAATACTTCGCCTTTGCCAATCTGTTCTCACGAATTCGCACCAAGAACGGGGCCACGGCCGACGAACGCATCGTCTTCAGTGCGACGGAGGGCGATTTGGTGCAGCCTCTCACGGGCAAGCCTCAACCGCCACGGGCTCTCGAAGTCACTCAACCCCTTGCCATGAGTTCCCCTGAAGATCGGCGGATTGCCATGGCCGATTGGCTCACCTCGCCTAACAATCGACTTTTCAAGCGAACCATCACCAACCGCGTGTGGGCCAACTTCTTCGGCGTTGGTTTGGTAGAAGCCGTGGATGACATCCGCATCACCAATCCCGCCAGCAATGAAGCCCTCATGGATGCGGCTTGCGAACATCTGGTCAAAAACCACTTCGATCTCAAAGCGCTCATGCGTGTGATCCTCCAAAGCGAGACTTATCAACGTAGCAGCGAAAGCTTGCCCGCCAATAAGGTGGATGTGCGTTATTACAGCCATTTTTATCCACGCCGTCTGAAGGCGGAAGTGCTCCTGGACTCCATCGCTCAAGTCACCGCCGTGCCAACCACCTTTGCGATTGATCGACGCAATGCCAATCGCGGCACCAAGGACATCTACCCGATGGGCTTCCGCGCCTTGCAATTGCCTGACTCCAACATTGCCAGCTACTTTCTCAAGAGTTTTGGCCGGGCAGATCGCATCTCCACCTGCGAGTGCGAGCGCACGAATGAGCCCAGCATGGCTCAGGCCCTGCACATTGCCAATGGCGACACCCTGAATGAAAAGCTCTCTGCTGTCGACAATCGCCTGGATCATCTCTTGAAAGCCTCTTTGCCTAACGAAAAGCTGATCGAAGAAGCTTACCTGACCGCACTCGCTCGTCCTCCGAGTGCGACCGAAAAAAGCAAAGCGACTGAATTGCTCGCAACGGCTTCCCCGAAAGATCGGCGAGCCACTTTAGAAGACATCTTTTGGGGCCTGATGAGCTCCAAGGAATTTTTATTTCAGCACTAA
- a CDS encoding DUF2281 domain-containing protein encodes MSTLAEIELAAAKLPASDKESLMVWLQFELEAEKKAVPGQRVSGLGKGAWSVANDFNDPLPDEFWLGEDA; translated from the coding sequence ATGTCCACTCTGGCTGAAATTGAACTAGCCGCCGCAAAACTACCGGCCTCAGACAAGGAGTCTTTGATGGTATGGTTGCAGTTTGAATTGGAAGCCGAAAAAAAGGCTGTTCCTGGCCAACGAGTTTCCGGATTGGGCAAGGGAGCATGGTCTGTCGCCAATGACTTTAACGATCCTCTGCCTGATGAATTTTGGCTGGGTGAAGATGCATGA
- a CDS encoding type II toxin-antitoxin system VapC family toxin: protein MNILLDTHAFIWWNEGDARISTHLHRELRDPANTLWLSMASVWEMQIKSQLGKLQLQKPLHLLIEQEMQVNRLRLLSISLEDIYSLARLPALHRDPFDRIIVSQAIAGGFHLVTNDTNIRGYHVPVLW from the coding sequence ATGAATATCCTTCTTGATACCCATGCCTTCATTTGGTGGAACGAAGGCGACGCGAGGATTTCTACCCACCTGCATAGGGAATTGCGTGATCCGGCGAATACCCTTTGGCTGAGTATGGCCAGTGTATGGGAAATGCAGATCAAGTCTCAACTGGGAAAGCTGCAATTGCAAAAACCCTTGCACTTGTTGATTGAGCAAGAAATGCAAGTCAACAGACTGCGCCTCTTGTCCATCAGTCTGGAAGATATTTATTCCTTGGCGAGGTTGCCTGCTCTTCATCGTGATCCGTTTGATCGAATCATTGTGTCGCAAGCCATAGCGGGGGGATTTCATCTCGTTACAAATGATACTAATATTCGAGGCTACCACGTGCCGGTCCTTTGGTAA
- a CDS encoding DUF1501 domain-containing protein: protein MFKFSGDGSITTCDGITRRDFLQVGMLGALGLTLPSFQALKAAGKVDSKKSQRSCIMIFNLGAPSQLDLWDMKPEAPSEIRGPFKPIRTKSDAFEISEILPLHAKIADKFSLVRSCYHNAAAVHDTGHQMMQTGRLFTGGVNTPHVGCAAEFLLGRRSELPAHVILPETMGPTGGNMPHGQDAGFLGKAYDPFVLNSDPSTKDFKVPDLLPPREIGEVRLERRRMMRDLVDSSVKNFEASEQAKLMDSNFESAYRIMTSSQAREAFDLSKEPMKVRERYGLNRFGQSCLLARRLVERGVRMVTVNTFITVFGEITWDIHGSKPFTSIEGMRDIVAPMYDQGYTALIEDLFQRGMLDDTMVTCLAEFGRTPKVNPAGGRDHWPNCWTVNFAGGGVKGGQVIGKSDEIGAYPAERPVDPGEIVATIYESLGIDLHTELPGPQGRPYPVVDFGKQAVRELFA, encoded by the coding sequence ATGTTTAAATTTTCCGGCGACGGCTCCATCACCACCTGCGACGGCATCACCCGGCGTGACTTCCTCCAGGTCGGCATGCTCGGTGCACTCGGCCTGACCCTGCCTAGCTTCCAAGCCCTGAAAGCGGCGGGCAAGGTGGACTCGAAAAAGAGTCAGCGCTCCTGCATCATGATCTTCAATCTCGGCGCCCCAAGCCAGCTCGATCTCTGGGACATGAAACCGGAGGCACCCAGCGAGATACGCGGTCCTTTCAAACCCATCCGCACGAAAAGCGATGCTTTCGAAATCTCGGAGATCTTACCTCTTCATGCCAAAATCGCCGACAAGTTTAGCCTCGTGCGCTCCTGCTATCACAATGCAGCGGCTGTGCATGACACGGGGCATCAGATGATGCAGACCGGGCGTCTTTTCACAGGCGGGGTCAATACCCCGCACGTCGGATGCGCGGCGGAGTTTTTGTTAGGCCGTCGCTCGGAGTTACCTGCCCATGTGATCCTTCCCGAAACGATGGGGCCCACGGGCGGGAACATGCCCCACGGGCAGGACGCTGGGTTCCTGGGTAAAGCTTACGATCCCTTCGTTCTCAACTCCGACCCTTCCACCAAGGACTTCAAAGTGCCTGATCTTTTGCCGCCGAGGGAAATCGGTGAGGTGCGCCTGGAGCGTCGCCGGATGATGCGTGATCTGGTGGATAGCTCCGTAAAGAATTTTGAAGCCAGCGAGCAGGCCAAGTTGATGGATTCCAATTTCGAGTCCGCCTACCGCATCATGACCAGCTCTCAAGCTCGCGAGGCTTTCGACCTGAGCAAAGAGCCCATGAAGGTGCGGGAGCGCTATGGTTTGAATCGCTTCGGTCAGAGTTGCCTCTTGGCCCGCCGCTTGGTCGAGCGGGGCGTGCGCATGGTCACCGTGAATACCTTCATCACCGTTTTCGGCGAGATCACCTGGGACATCCATGGTAGCAAGCCGTTCACCAGCATCGAAGGCATGAGGGACATCGTCGCCCCCATGTACGATCAGGGTTACACCGCCCTGATTGAGGATTTGTTTCAGCGCGGCATGCTGGACGACACCATGGTGACCTGCCTCGCGGAATTTGGTCGCACCCCGAAAGTGAATCCGGCGGGTGGTCGCGATCACTGGCCGAACTGCTGGACGGTTAACTTTGCAGGGGGCGGCGTCAAAGGTGGCCAGGTCATTGGCAAGAGCGATGAAATCGGCGCTTATCCAGCCGAGCGTCCCGTCGATCCCGGCGAGATCGTGGCGACGATTTACGAAAGCCTCGGCATCGACCTCCACACCGAACTTCCGGGTCCGCAAGGACGCCCTTACCCCGTCGTCGATTTTGGCAAACAAGCTGTTAGGGAGCTGTTTGCGTGA